A region from the Mya arenaria isolate MELC-2E11 chromosome 2, ASM2691426v1 genome encodes:
- the LOC128212419 gene encoding CDGSH iron-sulfur domain-containing protein 2 homolog B-like isoform X2, with protein MLSSRQDLLQLLPVVGTLSLLAYVTYQAFKPKPAPKDTKVNLRIQKESSKVVNMVDIEELGDKVSYCRCWRSKKFPICDGSHNKHNEETGDNVGPLVLKRKEPLSMPK; from the exons ATGTTATCTTCAA GACAAGACTTGTTACAGCTGTTACCCGTAGTGGGTACCCTGTCACTTCTTGCCTATGTGACGTACCAGGCCTTCAAGCCTAAACCTGCACCCAAGGACACGAAGGTAAACCTGCGAATACAGAAGGAGAGCTCCAAGGTTGTCAACATGGTGGATATTGAGGAGTTGGGTGATAAAGTCTCGTACTGCAGGTGTTGGCGATCAAAGAAG TTTCCTATCTGTGATGGCAGCCACAACAAACACAATGAGGAGACTGGGGATAATGTTGGCCCTCTTGTTCTCAAGAGAAAGGAACCCCTGTCTATGCCGAAATAA
- the LOC128212419 gene encoding CDGSH iron-sulfur domain-containing protein 2 homolog B-like isoform X1, giving the protein MEFIATLFKVTLPNYLQRLPIPTSLMGITNMTGQDLLQLLPVVGTLSLLAYVTYQAFKPKPAPKDTKVNLRIQKESSKVVNMVDIEELGDKVSYCRCWRSKKFPICDGSHNKHNEETGDNVGPLVLKRKEPLSMPK; this is encoded by the exons ATGGAATTTATTGCCactttgtttaaagtgacattaCCTAATTATTTACAACGTTTGCCCATTCCGACAAGTTTGATGGGAATCACAAATATGACAG GACAAGACTTGTTACAGCTGTTACCCGTAGTGGGTACCCTGTCACTTCTTGCCTATGTGACGTACCAGGCCTTCAAGCCTAAACCTGCACCCAAGGACACGAAGGTAAACCTGCGAATACAGAAGGAGAGCTCCAAGGTTGTCAACATGGTGGATATTGAGGAGTTGGGTGATAAAGTCTCGTACTGCAGGTGTTGGCGATCAAAGAAG TTTCCTATCTGTGATGGCAGCCACAACAAACACAATGAGGAGACTGGGGATAATGTTGGCCCTCTTGTTCTCAAGAGAAAGGAACCCCTGTCTATGCCGAAATAA
- the LOC128212400 gene encoding uncharacterized protein LOC128212400 translates to MGKDKKDTKKPVDIVGFKTKETLKEEDVALTKQVKEIEKCYQDVYKFVHQLDVAYQSCKEHFALRRYEELKDMIKACITDEVMGSAAKYSATNQPQETGKATKLLQAAKGFSEVSARDEVSGLHKAEIIKDIEEKKKRKDKVELKFLRLYNRLVKLKRDYEESKQHLPMNRYGVMKEIIKPLIRDESLRIDST, encoded by the exons ATGGGGAAAGacaaaaaagatacaaaaaaaccAGTGGATATTG TGGGCTTTAAGACAAAGGAGACACTCAAAGAAGAGGATGTAGCTCTGACAAAGCAGGTTAAGGAAATTGAGAAGTGTTATCAGGATGTATACAAGTTTGTGCACCAGCTTGACGTCGCCTACCAGTCTTGCAAGGAGCACTTTGCACTGCGGAG ATATGAAGAGCTGAAGGACATGATAAAGGCCTGTATCACAGATGAAGTGATGGGAAGTGCAGCCAAGTACTCCGCCACCAATCAACCACAGGAGACTGGCAAGGCCACGAAACTGCTCCAGGCTGCTAAAGGTTTCTCTGAAGTCTCTGCCAGGGATG agGTCTCGGGCCTTCATAAAGCCGAGATAATCAAAGACATCGAAGAAAAGAAAAAGCGGAAAGATAAGGTTGAGCTGAAATTTCTAAGATTGTACAACCGTCTTGTGAAGCTGAAACGTGACTATGAGGAATCAAAACAGCACCTTCCCATGAACAGATATGGCGTGATGAAGGAAATTATAAAACCGTTAATACGGGATGAGTCTCTGAGAATTGATTCTACTTAA